In the Triticum aestivum cultivar Chinese Spring chromosome 2B, IWGSC CS RefSeq v2.1, whole genome shotgun sequence genome, tggctgaattagggttctagcaagaacgttttcttacctacgttaaagcaacaacgtgatttgtcaacttctatttacccttcataaggaccctgttcatcgattccgctccaactaaagtaggagagacagacacccgccagccaccttatgcaactagtgcatgttagtcggtggaaccggtctcacgtaagcgtacgtgtaaggttggtccgggccgcttcatcccacaataccgctgaagcaagaaaggactagtaacggcaagaaagttgacaaatctacgcccacaacaaattgtgttctactcgtgcaagaagaactacgcatagacctagctcatgatgccactgttggggaacgttgcagaaaacaaaaattttcctactcgtttcaccaagatcatctaggagttcatctagcaacgagtgattagatgcatctacatacctttgtagatcgcgcacggaagcgttcaaaagaacggtgatgatgtagtcgtactcgacgtgatccaaatcaccgatgaccagcgccgaacggacggcacctccgcgttcaacacacgtacgggacgggagacgtctcctccttcttgatccagcaagggggaaggagaggttgatgaagatccagcagcacgacggcgtggtggtggatgcagggcgtcacagcagcagggcttcgccgagactacgagggagagacgtaacggggggagatggaggcgccaggggctggtgtgaaatccctcctcttccccccactatataaaggggtgccaggggggcgccggccctagtagatgagatctactggggggcggcggccaaggggaggtttccctcccccccaaggcacctaggggtgccttccaccacatggactcttccatggtggaaaccctaggcgcatgggcctataggggctggtgcccttggcccatctaggccaaggcgcaccccctacagcccatgtggccccccgggacaggtggccccacccggtggacccccgggacccttccggtggtcccggtacaataccgataaccccgaaacttgtcccgatgcccgaaatagcacttcctatatataattctttacctccggaccattccggaactcctcgtgacgtctgggatctcatccgagactccgaacaacattcgggtttctgcatatacatatcttcataaccctagcgtcactgaaccttaagtgtgtagaccctacgggttcgggagacaagcagacatgaccgagacgactctccggtcaataaccaacagcgggatctggacacccatgttggctcccacatgctccacgatgatctcatcggatgaaccacgatgtcgaggattcaatcaatcccgtacgctattccctttgtctatcgatatgttacttgcccgagattcgatcgtcggtatcccaatacctcgttcaatctcgttaccggcaagtcactttactcgtaccgtaatgcatgatcccgtgaccagacacttggtcactctgagctcattatgatgatgcattaccgagtgggcccagtgatacctctccgtcatacggagtgacaaatcccagtcttgatccatgtcacccaacagacactttcggagatacccgtagtctacctttatagtcacccagttacgttgtgacgtttggcatacccaaagcactcctacggtatccgggagttacacgatctcatggtctaaggaaaagatactttgacattggaaaactctagcaaacgaactatacgatcttgtgctatgtttaggattgggtcttgtccatcacatccttctcccaatgatgtgatctcgttatcaatgacatccagtgtccatagtcaggaaaccatgactatctgttgatcaacgagctagtcaactagaggctcactagggacatgttggtgtttgttattcacacatgtattacgatttccggataacacaattatagcatgaataaagacaattatcatgaacaaggaaatataataataatgcttttattattgcctctagggcatatttccaacaatgaccCAGGTAGTGCTCTTCCTCCAGCGATACGATCAAAATCCAGTAAAATGTTTCTAAAATGGTTCACTAATACCTGCAGGGACAACAAATCCATCATTCCTTTCCAACGAATCGGCCAAAATGAGTGCATCATGGGCTGACCCTTCCCAACCAGCTAACACATACGTAAACTTAAGGTCAAAGTCAACCGCAGCCATCACATTTTGGGTGGTGCCACCTTTCCGACCCCTAAATGCCGAAGCAATAGCAGTTGGTACCTTGGCAAGAACATGGGTGCCATCAATTGCACCAACACAGTCCTAAGAAAAGAGGTGAGGTATATTTTGTAAAATATGGGTTATTCGGCATGTCCATAGAATTCTAAATGGCAATATATTACCTTAAAGTAGGGATAGAAGCGCCTACTGTGTAGGATTTTTGGATGAACTTCATTGGATGGGGGCTGGATCATCTCATCACGCAACTCCCCAATTGCATATAAAACAGCCTTGAAGTATCGACTGATTACTTCAATTGACCTCCTAAATATGGGTTTCATTGCCCTAAACCTATGGTTGTGCCCAACTACAAGAAGGAACATCGCAAGCTGCTCCTCTATGCAGGTATGAATGCTGTCTTCCAACAATTTTTGATCACGAAATAAGTTACACAAGTTATAAAATGGGGCCCTGTTCATCCTTAATAGGTCATGACAATTTATATCATTCGTTTCGTAGATAAAACGTAGATTGGACAACCTAGCTACATCTCTCTCAAGCATAACGTAACGGATTGGGGCACGATAGTTTCTAATTCTAGCCCTTGTAGTTATTGTGGCCATATAGGCACACAAAACAGCAACCAATCCAACAGCTTGCACTATCAGGGTATCTCAGGTCTTGCCGTTGTCATCCATCTATATAAATTCAGCACAGATTTATAAATTAATAAAGACATGGGCACTGATAATATTGACATCATTTTCatcatcaaaacaaaataaaatatatgCACAAATTATTCATACTGTTTGCACCATTTGCATAACTATTTTGTCTACCTATCTACTAATTCCTTCATTTCCATATAATCTAGCAAAGTGTTCTGGACATATCACACATATCCATGCTAATGACTAACCTTACCTAACATCAAAACTACCAAGCCATCTCTAATCCATAGGGGAAAAGGAGGATGTTGACAGATCTGAACCTACATAAAGAAAGGAGAGGGGAGGCGATGGGAAAAGAATGCATTGGTGCTTGCCACACCCAGATGGAGAAGGCCCTCTTTCCCGTCCACTGCGAGAGGAGGCCGCCGCTTCACCCATCCGCATCGGCGGCGAGATGGGGATGtgaggggggagggagaggggggaaggagggACGGATGGGAGACAGGGAGAGGTATGGGAACAGATGGGGGgcagagggaggggaggaggagggctcTACCTCCGCAGCGACGAGGATCCCCGCCGGCGATGTCCACAGCAGCGACGGGTTGCGAGATCCAAATCGCAGGAGAAGGAGGGGAGCGAGGAGAGAGCGGCGTGAATGCGTCGGGGNNNNNNNNNNNNNNNNNNNNNNNNNNNNNNNNNNNNNNNNNNNNNNNNNNNNNNNNNNNNNNNNNNNNNNNNNNNNNNNNNNNNNNNNNNNNNNNNNNNNNNNNNNNNNNNNNNNNNNNNNNNNNNNNNNNNNNNNNNNNNNNNNNNNNNNNNNNNNNNNNNNNNNNNNNNNNNNNNNNNNNNNNNNNNNNNNNNNNNNNNNNNNNNNNNNNNNNNNNNNNNNNNNNNNNNNNNNNNNNNNNNNNNNNNNNNNNNNNNNNNNNNNNNNNNNNNNNNNNNNNNNNNNNNNNNNNNNNNNNNNNNNNNNNNNNNNNNNNNNNNNNNNNNNNNNNNNNNNNNNNNNNNNNNNNNNNNNNNNNNNACCGGGCTTGGCCTAGTTAGACATGCGGGCTGCCAAACACTGCGAAAATTGCATCGTGGGTGCGGTGCAGGTGCGGGCCAatgaaccaaacacgccctaagtgGTTAATTGCACGAGCTTTTATTTGAGCCATTGGAGTTGCTCTCATGTCTCGTCCGAAGAATCAAATTAGCCTAAGAAACGTTTGCTGCTAAGATACGCATGACAATACCAAAGGGTGCGCCGCACGCAAGACGACCTAGACGTGCGTGCATCTGCAcatacggtggtggtggtggtggtggtggtgtaccTCGAGGCAATGCGTTTGTACGTACTATATGCAGGTGTCTTGCGTTTTTGTTTTTGGCGCGAAAGATACGCTTTGACGATTTTTGTCCGTGCACTCAATTCCTCGATCGGTACGTGGTAGGTGTCCGACTTTTCATGTTTTTCTGGCGAAGTACGACTAATACGTATTGTGATGCAGCGCTAGTGGTGGATGTTTTTGCATTCTCTGCTCTTGCGTACGTCACGTGTGTCGGATCTGTAGATGGCGGTACAGATCCGGCGATTCATGTACCGAAGGCTCTCGTGTCATCTCTAAAGAAATattccccttttccttctcttttttttttgcgatggtTTTCCTTCTCTTTTACATACGTATATCTCTTTACAATGTTATATAGTAGGTATAATTTTGACGGTGTTGATTTTCGCAACGATAAAAATGGCCGTGATTCGTGAACTTTGCGGTTCTTCCTATCGGTCCTGAAGCCCAGGCAGTGCTTCCTACTCCTACGTGAGTCGACCCTGTCATCTTCCGACGGTGGAAGATTGCACGGCGTACGATACGCGGCATTGAAGCCGAAATTGATGGCCGTTTCAGCGGGAACGAAAGCGAGCAGCGGCCTGGTAGTCGGACGTCAGTACGTACTACGCTGCCGCAGATGGATAAACAACGATGAGCAGTTGAGCCTGCGGCGCTGCATGGACATGCACGTAAGATAAAGAGAGCGTGAACAGAGCCTCAGTAACGTCGGCTCCAGCGATTCCGCGGGTACAGGAACAGTACGCGGGACAGggtttcttcaaaaaaaaaaaaaaaagaagaaggatcGATCCTTGCATCAAGAATTTCTTCTGCGTGAGCAGATCCTACGGACGGGTACCTGCAGTGTCTGTCCAAGGTAACTCTGTTTGAGTTCTGACCAACAGCGTCGGTAAATGCGAGAGGTGAGCAGAGCCTGCACTGCATGCGCGAGGTGCAGAGCGCCATGGTAACTAATCCGTCGTTCTTTCATTTTTATTTGACAAACATATATGCACACATGGCAAAGACGCCCTTTGACGCTCATCACACGAAAACGAAATCCCTGCTTACATTCCTAAGGCAAACAGTGAAGAAAACCAATCCAATAGAACAAAGTGCCTTGAGACTTGAAAGGCACCAACGCCTGCGTCGTGTTCATTTCCAGCGATAAGCCGACCCGGCGACCACGGCGGCGGCCGGCTCCTCCGAGCGACGCACGTCGGTCGGCGCCTGGATAAACTCCGACCATGGGCCTTGGTGGCGGTTGGCGTCGACGTCGGCCGCGCCGGCCGGCAGCTCCCGGTAGTCTATGAGGTGccgcctgctgccgctgccgccgtgGGAGCTGCCGTCCGACGAGGCGCAGCGGTAGCTGTCCCTCTGGTGGCTCTTCCTGATCGCGTCGATCACGAACGGGATCAGCCCTTCCATTGCTCAAACAAAGTTTGCAAAAATACCACcaccccttccttcttcttcttcctccggctgCTGTTCCTGTGCTGGATATTGTCTTGCGAATTTGTGCTTCTGTCACCGGGGAACTGGGGACCTATTTATGGAGGCaagtggccggggcgcgtgcgtgcGTCTGATGGCTGGCGGCGGGCGAGCGCGGGTGGGGCTATCTGGTCGCGGCTGCAGCTCCGCTTTCCCTTACCGGTGGGCGTTTGACTGATGGCGATCCGGGaagcttcttcctcctctccctacCTCGTCGTGCTGGGTGGTAACTGGTAAGGTTTTTGTTCCGTTCCGACACATGTTTCAAACGACCTGGTGTTCAGTTCTCCGGTGTTTCGataagagcaacttcaatgggtGACCCATTTCATCtgccgccgtccgtttgggtcggcgcaaacacaaaagtcggcccaacgcgccgatccaaacggacgtGCGTCCGCTTGGCGTCCGTCTGACAATCCATTCTTGATTCAATTTTGAGCTAGATTTGCGGCGCGGACACAAGACGGAAGCGCGCGCGTCTACTCCTCTCCACGGGCCCGTAGATCGGTGGCACCCACCACCATTTCCCCTCATTTTCTCCAAAAACCCTCCCGCCCCGCGCGCTCCCGCCCCACGCCCGCCATGGACGAtgacctcgacctcgacgccgccgccggccacaCCTCCCTCGCCTCGTNNNNNNNNNNNNNNNNNNNNNNNNNNNNNNNNNNNNNNNNNNNNNNNNNNNNNNNNNNNNNNNNNNNNNNNNNNNNNNNNNNNNNNNNNNNNNNNNNNNNNNNNNNNNNNNNNNNNNNNNNNNNNNNNNNNNNNNNNNNNNNNNNNNNNNNNNNNNNNNNNNNNNNNNNNNNNNNNNNNNNNNNNNNNNNNNNNNNNNNNNNNNNNNNNNNNNNNNNNNNNNNNNNNNNNNNNNNNNNNNNNNNNNNNNNNNNNNNNNNNNNNNNNNNCGAAGCCGAAGAAGGTACTGACGCCCGAACAGCGGGCAAAGGAGTCAGCCAAGAGGAAGGACCGGAGGCACGCGGCGGACGCGCGGGATGAAGCCATCGCGGTGGCCGCCGTCGCCGCAGTCGCGCAGCAGCAGGTCACCAACGCCCGTgtcgcggcggcaacgagggaggcgctctacatgatggggttaaaccctagccagcacggccTCGTCAACGCTGTCGTGCGGTCAGCACCGGCTCATTCGCCTTCCCTCGGACGGTGCTGCCCGACTCGCCCCGCGCGTCAGCTTGCACCCTGGTGCCCGGCTTCCACGTCTAtccgcaggcctcccgcctctctggggagtgctcgcccgaggtgagcgtggtcgcgccttccgcgcccgcgcccgcgcccatcgacccCAACGCCACACCGGTGGCTGTTGGCTCTTCAGCCAGAGGCGAGAGGAAACGCGCGCGGCAGACGCCAGCCGACCAGCTACCCGGGCGCACGCAGCCTGTTCGGCGGAATGCCGACCGCCGGCGATGacgactacatgaagaacatgatCTTCAAGGGTGGTGTGCAAGCCACTGGCTTcgatcccgacgagacacaaagccaggatgGCCGAGGGCCGTTCAAGCCGTCCGCTGGCTACAATGAAGATCAGGccgccttcatgcgtgatcaggtcggcctggacctggacggcttccctCTCGACCATGAGTTTCCGGAGGACTACGGGCTAGAGGAAGAGAATGAGTGTGACATCGAaggggagcctttgttcgaggacgagctcgccaaccaaacCGCCGGGCCGAAgacgaagcgcaagagcaagcggaCCAAGGCATACACGGCGaccgaggacaagcttctttgcgagtgtttgagagacattgggcaagaccccaagacgggcgtcgaacaaaagcattcaaccttttggATTCATGTCCATCGTGAGTTCcgtgagcgcaagaagtttccgccGTACCAAATAGTAAGCGCGCGTGGGTGGGTTTCCATTTTGAAGTATTGGAGGATGATCCAACAAAAGTGCAACAAGTTTTGCTTcactcttgagagcgtcaaggcccgccccgtgagtGACATTGGCATGCAAaacatggtatgctagcaagccgccctctttttGTGTCATCAAGTTTATGCTTGCGTGTTCGTTTGCATATCATTTTGCCAATATGCTTGCATGAAATACATTTGTAGACATTTCAAGcattggaggcattcaaggtccaagatgctagagatcgaggccaccaacgccaagaccaaggctaAGAAGTGGCTTTggcgagcatgatgaccggggtggacaGTGGCGGAGGCACAGGGGGGCCAGCCAGGGCCCGGGCCCTCCCCAACATCCTAATTTCCTTGGTAATATGCATATGAACAGTGACATCTTTTTACTGTTACCTGCAGCCGGCCCTCCCCAACATCCAATTATATGCATTCCTGCCTCCGCCAatgggggtggagatcatgaagtgGGATCTTAACACCGTGTCGCTAAGAAAGAGGTcttggttcgagaagatgcaggccgacatgctcaagtccgacaacgagtgatctatggcggcgagCGCCATCTTTTTTGGATGCCGGCaggtgtgctggcatgaccacggggGCCGCGATGGcatggtcgaactcaagtcccaccctttttgtgtgctggcatgtgtgccggccggctggcgagtgcgccagcatgaactaTGGTGTTAATTTTTTGAAGCcggcattgtatgccggcgctggcatggtgccggcatgagacatggccgctaGCATGATCCACCGTGGGCCTTTTTTCTAATGTTGAttgcggacatgaaatgggtcggcacgttgcgcgcactgccgacccaaatcaaAACAGAGGTGGACGTCGGGCAAGCGGCTGATCCAAACAGATAAAAAACGAACAAATTCGCCGTTCATTTGGGTCAGCTCCGTTCGAGTTGCCGTAAGTTTCCGAGATCGGCACGATGGAACTCTCCGTGGGCAGAGGAGAGAGAGGGATCGCAGCTCTGTTTTGACCTTTGCCGTGTAGCTGTACGCCTCTTTATTTAGCACGGGGTAGTTGTCTATGTTGGACCGATGAAAAGCTTCTGTTTCTCTGCCGTTAATCATTTGGTCAGGAAAGAAAAATGGGACTAGGTTACGTCAGAGAACTACTCATATCCGGGTAAGGAAGAACCTAGCCAGGCCGTAGCGCGGCCTAGATTCTGGTCAAATCGCGGCCATTCTTTTGACCCTGTCTCTGTGATAAAACTTCTCTGGCTACAACTGCAGCTCTTCGAGAATCGGAGTCTCGTAGATTCTGTCCGCTCGGTTGCTTTCC is a window encoding:
- the LOC123041071 gene encoding uncharacterized protein, which translates into the protein MEGLIPFVIDAIRKSHQRDSYRCASSDGSSHGGSGSRRHLIDYRELPAGAADVDANRHQGPWSEFIQAPTDVRRSEEPAAAVVAGSAYRWK